One Arthrobacter sp. StoSoilB19 DNA window includes the following coding sequences:
- a CDS encoding MFS transporter: protein MERAARGRFSRLPQLAGRSFIPLGLFARLPLAMLAMGTLTLVTSVTGSFAAGGAAAGAVGIGSALGAPVLGALADRRGQRPVLLLSALLNTVAVLALVFIANTTSEAGDFPPAVLVAAFAAGATCPQVGPLARVRWMALTTNAAGPSAPSGGAARELDTALSYESTADELTFVLGPALVGSLASLVAPWLPLALAAAMTITLVPAFAVHPTHGAVPATGRPVRRKSTGRAQPVKLPWVVALPVLAMVCMGTFFGSTQAALSAFSAGLAGTEIAGLLYAVMGLSSAVAAFSVAYWPRRAGLALRWVLCAALMAGLAVLLLLPASLPMMAAVLLVLGLPVGPVMVTVFAVGGQVAPAGRLGTVMTALASGIVAGTAIGSSIGGQLAQLHGPAAAFLVPVCAAAALALLGAGAAVVLRRRT, encoded by the coding sequence ATGGAACGGGCAGCGAGGGGGCGTTTTTCCCGGCTGCCGCAGCTCGCCGGCAGAAGCTTCATTCCCTTGGGACTTTTTGCGCGGCTTCCCCTGGCCATGCTGGCCATGGGCACGCTGACCCTGGTCACCTCGGTCACGGGTTCCTTCGCCGCCGGCGGGGCCGCGGCCGGCGCGGTGGGCATCGGCTCCGCGCTCGGAGCTCCGGTGCTTGGAGCCCTGGCGGACAGGCGGGGACAACGGCCCGTCCTGCTCCTGTCCGCTCTGCTCAACACCGTGGCGGTGCTGGCCCTGGTCTTCATCGCCAACACCACATCCGAGGCGGGGGATTTCCCGCCCGCCGTCCTGGTGGCCGCCTTCGCCGCCGGCGCCACCTGCCCCCAGGTGGGACCCCTGGCCCGGGTCAGGTGGATGGCGCTGACAACCAATGCCGCAGGTCCGTCGGCGCCGTCCGGTGGCGCTGCCCGTGAGCTGGACACCGCGCTCTCCTACGAGAGCACGGCCGATGAACTGACGTTTGTCCTGGGACCGGCCCTGGTGGGAAGCCTGGCCAGCCTCGTGGCGCCCTGGCTTCCCCTGGCGCTGGCAGCGGCCATGACCATCACCCTTGTCCCTGCCTTCGCGGTGCACCCTACCCATGGCGCCGTACCTGCCACCGGTCGTCCCGTCCGCAGGAAAAGCACGGGCAGGGCACAACCCGTGAAGCTGCCATGGGTCGTTGCCTTGCCGGTTCTGGCCATGGTCTGCATGGGGACCTTTTTCGGTTCCACCCAGGCCGCCCTCAGCGCCTTCTCTGCGGGGCTCGCAGGCACGGAAATTGCGGGCCTGCTGTACGCCGTGATGGGCCTAAGCTCTGCAGTGGCGGCATTCTCGGTTGCTTACTGGCCGCGGCGCGCCGGCCTGGCACTGCGCTGGGTGCTGTGCGCAGCCCTGATGGCGGGGCTGGCGGTCCTGCTGCTGTTGCCGGCATCGCTGCCCATGATGGCGGCGGTCCTGCTGGTCCTTGGACTCCCGGTGGGTCCGGTCATGGTCACTGTCTTCGCCGTGGGCGGACAGGTGGCTCCCGCCGGCCGGCTTGGCACGGTCATGACCGCGCTGGCCAGCGGTATTGTTGCCGGAACGGCCATCGGGTCCTCGATTGGGGGACAGCTGGCCCAACTCCACGGCCCGGCGGCGGCGTTCCTTGTCCCGGTCTGCGCGGCCGCAGCGCTGGCGCTGCTTGGGGCCGGGGCCGCCGTCGTGCTCCGCCGGAGGACCTGA